The region CGCTCTTCGATGCAGTAGCTGCGGTCTCTGAAACTGATGCGGTCCACACAGCTGGTGGAGGTCCTATAGCCGCTGAAATACCGGTCTGACCTGACGTACTCCCAGTCGTCGTCGATCAAGTATCGGCTCGTCACCCACTCTGTCGTATACCCTGTTATGACCGAGTCCCCTGTTTTTGCTCCACGCTCCCAACCCTCTCCTGAAGGTTTGGTGGGCGATTCCGTCGTCTCTGTTGCCGTCGTAGTTCTTGCGACTTTCCCGACGTAGTCCCAGCTGTCATCTGCCATCCATTTGCTTGGGACCGTCCGCGTTTCCCAGCCGTCGAAGACGGTCCGTTCGTCGACGTTGCGCTCACTGAGTTCCCAGCCGCTTCCGGGTGACTCCGTAGCCCGCTCCGTTCGCTGCTTCGTGTGGTACTCCGTTTCTGTCCCGATTCGGTTCCAGTCGGCCCCCGGAACGATTGTTTCCCCGTCAACGATTCGGGTGCGTTCTGTTTGCACTCCGGTCTGTTTGTAGCTCACGTGGTCTACCCCATCGCGTTCCCAGTCGGGGCCGGGTCGCTCGACTGCCACCGTTTTCGTATTCTCCGTGACCTTGTGTTCGTACACCCACTCGACGTAGGTTCGGCTCCCGACGGAGACGGTGGTGTATTTGATAGATTTCTCGTGGTCCGCCTGAATCTGGAACTCGCCAGCCGTCTGATACCGGTGGTCGAACTGGTACGTGGCCCTAGTCTGTTCGCTCTGCTCCATACGGGCGACTTGCTTCTGTGTTCCATCCCCAAAGAACACGGTAATATAGGACGGTGGGTTACCAGGGTTCTTGGTCGCGATATCGAGCGATCCACGCACTAATCTGTCCTGTACAACGGTCGCGTCGAGGCCCGTTTGTGTCTGTTGTCCACCAGCGTTCACGACGAAATCAAGTGTTTTTGTCACGGAACGGCTATTGCCGTTCGAATCTGTCACGGTGAGGGTGATCTCTTCACCAGTACTGGTATCGACGAGATCCCTATCAAAGACGTACGAGACTTCGGACACCATTTCGTCGCCCGTTTCAACGGTTCCCGCATTCCCCAGCTTTCCGAACTCCCACTCGAACGTCAGCTGTTCAGAGTCGTTGTCGGTCGCCACTGCCGTGAATACGATCCTCCCCGGCTGCGCGTCGTCTTTCTCGAAGGATATTCGTGATCTGCCACTCTGGCTTGCTTTTAATTGTAGAACATTTGGAGTCGTTTGCTTCACGGGATTGTCTGTGCGTATTGTGCCGTTACTCACCACCGTAACCCCCTTCTCCGCCGTCGCAGCCCCACCGTGCTCGTCCCCGACCGTCGCACCCAGGGATGCCGTCGCGTCGTCCTCTGGAATCGAGGTGAACCGGAATATCGCCGTCCGGGCCGCATCCGTCCCACCCCCACTAACCAACCCACCAGTCTGGACGCGCTCCACCGCCGAAGACGTAGCCGCCCAGCTGTAAGACGTGACTGGGCCATCCGGATCGGACGCAACCACCTCATACTCGTGCACCGAGCCGACGGTGACTGTGGAGCGCCCCTGAATCATCGCGTTCGGTGGGTTATTCGTCACACTGACCGTTTTCACCACTCTCGAACTTGCGCCGTCGTCGTCAACGAGGACAGCGGGCAGTTGGACGGTCGACCCCGGTTCAACGTCGAACTGATAGGTCTGTGTCGTTTGCTGTGGGTCGATAATTCCCGACGACGCAGAGCGGTGACTGGCCGGGAGCCACTGGTAATCAGTCACCGTGCCGTCGGTGTCACTGGTCTCCAGCAGATACCGGGCTGAAGAGCCTGCCCGAACAGAATCCGGTCCGAGAATCTGTCCGAACGGCGCTTGATTCTGTACGCCACGCGCGAGTGGGGCTACGGGTTCATCGATGACCTGTGCTGGGCGTCCCGCATCAGGCGGAGGGTTTGTTTCGTCCGCCGATTCGTCGTCGGGTGAACCCGTATCGACGGCACCACCAACGTCGACGTACAGCGTATCGCTCCGGCTGTTCCCGTCATCATCAGTTGCAGTGAGTTCGACGAGATAGCGACCGGGCAGGTCCGGGACGAACCGCGTCATTGCCGCGTCGGGGTCCCTCGGCGGTATCGTCTCACCGTGGGGCGTCTCGATTTCCCAGTGATAGCTATCGATACTGCCGTCTGGATCGAGGGAGCCGCCACCGTCCAGATACACTGTCGTTCCCGGGACGACCGACTGATCGAGGCCGGCATCGACAAGCGGTGCTTCACCAGTGTCGGCTGCGTCGGCGGCGGTCAAAGCCGGCACTGTAGACGTGACCAAGAGGAGCGCGATGAGGAGACGACTGAAACTCATACTGATGCTATTCAATGCAGTCCGCTCTAATATTTAAAATATTTCGATAAGAGTAATTTAGCGGAGCAGGGTCGGGCAGAACGGCTCCGTGCGTTATTTATCGTTGCGCAACCGGGATTAGGATATGATAGAGAACGAATCCTCGGCACCGCAGCTCCTGGCTGCGCTGATGGCGGGCGGGTTGGCGATACTGCTCTACGGCGTTGAGATCGGGATCAACGACGCGGCGTTGGCTCAGCCGCTGCAGGCAGTCGGCGGTGGGATTATCGTCGCTGGCATCCTTGGTCTCGCGTTCTACCTCGAACAGCTGCCTGACAAGCACGCCGGTCACTGAACGCGCCAACGGACTGGCGGTAGCGGGTCTATCACTATCGTTCCTTGTCAATCCATAGCAAGTGATTTTACTGC is a window of halophilic archaeon DL31 DNA encoding:
- a CDS encoding PKD domain containing protein (KEGG: hma:rrnAC2080 hypothetical protein~PFAM: PKD~SMART: PKD), translated to MSFSRLLIALLLVTSTVPALTAADAADTGEAPLVDAGLDQSVVPGTTVYLDGGGSLDPDGSIDSYHWEIETPHGETIPPRDPDAAMTRFVPDLPGRYLVELTATDDDGNSRSDTLYVDVGGAVDTGSPDDESADETNPPPDAGRPAQVIDEPVAPLARGVQNQAPFGQILGPDSVRAGSSARYLLETSDTDGTVTDYQWLPASHRSASSGIIDPQQTTQTYQFDVEPGSTVQLPAVLVDDDGASSRVVKTVSVTNNPPNAMIQGRSTVTVGSVHEYEVVASDPDGPVTSYSWAATSSAVERVQTGGLVSGGGTDAARTAIFRFTSIPEDDATASLGATVGDEHGGAATAEKGVTVVSNGTIRTDNPVKQTTPNVLQLKASQSGRSRISFEKDDAQPGRIVFTAVATDNDSEQLTFEWEFGKLGNAGTVETGDEMVSEVSYVFDRDLVDTSTGEEITLTVTDSNGNSRSVTKTLDFVVNAGGQQTQTGLDATVVQDRLVRGSLDIATKNPGNPPSYITVFFGDGTQKQVARMEQSEQTRATYQFDHRYQTAGEFQIQADHEKSIKYTTVSVGSRTYVEWVYEHKVTENTKTVAVERPGPDWERDGVDHVSYKQTGVQTERTRIVDGETIVPGADWNRIGTETEYHTKQRTERATESPGSGWELSERNVDERTVFDGWETRTVPSKWMADDSWDYVGKVARTTTATETTESPTKPSGEGWERGAKTGDSVITGYTTEWVTSRYLIDDDWEYVRSDRYFSGYRTSTSCVDRISFRDRSYCIEERTTQSPTYDTRYKYRVPTYSTEYKWKRTVEETTYDSEYRVETYSTVAVHEYMKTEQVATKYAKWEKPEYNETVVYNWEKTETTWERATSLSEPSGEIRNKERHIRECDNQRSKKPAVCRNSEP